Below is a window of Rhizobium jaguaris DNA.
GCCGAAGCGCGCCGCAAAGCTTCGCGTCCATTGCCCGGCGCAAACCACGACGCACTCGCATTCGATGCGGCCATTGTCGGTGATAACAGCGCGGATCCTGCCCTTGTCGATCTCCAGATCGAGAACTTCGGTATCTTCGAAAATCGAAACGCCGGCCATGCGCGCGCCCTTCGCCAGCGCCTGGGTGATATCGGAAGGATTGGCCTGCCCGTCGGTCGGCAGATAGGCCGCACCGATGAGATCGTCTATGTCCATCAGCGGCCAGAGATCGAAGGCCTCCTTCGGCGTCAGCAGATGCATCTGCAGCCCGAAGGATTGCGCCGTCGTCGCCTGCCGCTTCACTTCCGTCCAGCGCTCCTCGTTGCAGGCAAGGCGCAGGCCGCCGTTCATCTTCCAGCCGGTGGCGAGCCCCGTTTCGGCCTCCAGCCTCTTATAAAGGTCGACGGAATAGCCGAGCATCTGGGTAATATTGGCGCTGGTCCGCAATTGTCCGACGAGACCGGCGGCATGAAACGTCGTGCCCGAGGTCAGCTTCTTTCGCTCCAGCAGGACCGTATCGGTCAGCCCGAGCTTGGCAAGGTGATAGGCTGTGGAACAGCCGACGATACCCCCGCCGATGACGACCGCCTTCGCTGTGTGGGGCAGTTCTTTCATCGCATCACCTCAAAAGAATTCCGGAATGATTGATAGGTGCGTTCAAATCGCGTCAGATTTTCGCTCGTATAGGCTGAATAATCGAAATCAATATGGGAATGGATTTCCGAAACCATGCTCCACATCGTCTCGCGCAACAGCGAGGCGCATTTCATTGCCTGATAGCGCCGACATAGTTCATCACCCACCGGCGCCTCGAAATAGGCTTCCAGCATCGCCGTTTCCTGGCCCTCGGAGAATTCATTGTTGGAGGCAAGACCACCGAGATCGAAGAGCGGCGTATTGAAACCCGCATAATCCCAATCGATCAGCCAGAGCCTTTTTCCATCGTCGAGAAAATTGCCCGCCAGCAGATCGTTATGGCCGAAAGCGATATCGAAAGGCCTGGCGGCCTGCTCCAGTCGCCCCGCAATATCGAGGAGGGAAGGCAGCAATGCTCTGTGCCGACTCTCGCCTTCCTCGAGAACGGCTGCATAGTCGCGCACGACATGGAAAACCCAGAAAATCGCGGCAGCACCGCGAAAATACTTCGCAACATTCTGGTGGCAGGAACGGACAAGCGGTACAATCCGCGTCAGCATCATGGGGTCGCGAATATCCTCCGCTGCAAGCGGTTTGGCGTCGATGTAATCCAGCACAAGGACACCCGGCTCATAGTGAATGACAGCGGGCGACAACCCCGCCGCATGCGCGGCCTTGCTCGCGGCAAGCTCGTTGGCACGGCTGATATGGTGAACCGGAACGTCCGTTCCCAACCTGACGACAAAATGCTGGCCGCCGTCGGTGACCAGGTAATTGCGATTGGTGATGCCGCCCATGAGCGGAGCGATCTCGATCGATCCGCGCCAAATGCCAAGAGCATGTATCTTGTCTTCGGGCGTTACGGTCATCCCACCTCCGGCGCGGCAGTAGCGCGTCTTTCGGATGCAAAAGGTTCCCCACAAAAGGAGAACTGTCAAGAACTACCCACAAAATGAAACGAGCATTTGGTTTTTTGTTGGATTATGCGGGCAAAGAGGGTTTAATCCCTATTGGGTTATGGATATTCTCAACAGAAAGCTTCACCGTAGGCGGGATTTGACCTAAAAATTCAATCTCGAGGTGATTGGAGCGAACTGACTTGCCTTCGAGTCGTTATCCCGCTCTAGATGTTTGATCAGGCGTGGTCTATCCAAAGCCGTTGCGCGGGTTTTGAAATCATGCCGTAGACAGGATCGATACTATGTCGGACATCGTCCAGGCGCCGCTTCATTCGAACCATCGGGAACGCGAGATCCTGGAGGAGCTTCGGCTCGCGGGCGGCGCGAGCCGTATTCAGTTTCTGGCGGAACGGCTGGCCGTTTCGGAAGAGACCATCCGCCGCAATATCCGCAGCCTGGAGGCCAACGGTCTCGTCACCAAGGTGCATGGCGGCGTCCATATCAAGGACTCGATCATCGAGCAGCCTCTGCATTTCCGAATGAACGAAAACGCGGAGGCCAAGCGCATGATCGCCGCCCGCGTCGCGGCAATGATCCAGAATGGCGACACGCTCTTCCTCGACATCGGCTCGACGACAGCTTTCATTGCCGTAGCGCTGCAGAAACATCAGAACCTGTTCATCGTCACCAACGCCGTCTCGGTGGCACACGCGCTGGCGACCCGCAACGGCAACCGCGTCTTCTTCGCCGGCGGCGAACTGCGCGGCCACGACGGTGGCGCCTTCGGCATGGAAGCGACCAACTTCCTGCGCCGCTTCAATGTTCGCCATGCGATATTGTCCGTCGGCGCCGTCAATGCCGTTTCCGGCTTCATGCTGCACGATCTGGAGGAGGCGGAATATTCCCGCGAAGCCGCGCGGCGCGCTGAAAACCGCATCATCGTCGCCGACAGCGCCAAATTCGGCCGCAGCGCTCCGATCATCATCGATGATCCCGCCATCTACGACATGATGGTCACCGACGACGTGCCGCCTCCGGATATCCGTGCCATGCTGGACCGCAACGAGATCGATCTCGTCGTCGCCAGCCAGCGCCGGATGGAGCAGCGCTAACGACAGAAATTCCAGGAAAAGTGCGAAGCGGTTTTCCGTCCGGAATTGCGTAAAAACAAAAAGATAGAGCGGTTCTAAGATTCCCTGAAAAACTGAACCGCTCTAATCCCTGCACATGGATTCCAGCGTCAACGCCGCCTTGCTGGCATGACGCTCTTTGTGGCGCAGCAGACGGAAGCTGCGGACGGGCAGATCGAAGGCTGCCCGAACCAGCAATCCTTGCTGCAGATAGGCCATAGCCGCCGCGCTGGAGATCGCCGCCGCGCTCTGTCCTTGGCAGACCGCCGACAGTACGGCCTCGTTTGATGGCAGTACCAATGCCACGCCGAGATCATGCGGCGAGGTGCCGAGCTTGATGATGGCATTTTCGAATTCGGACCGCGTGCCCGAACCTTCCTCGCGCATGACCCAGGACGTACCGTTGGCAAGATCGGCAACGGTCAGCCGCCGCCCGTCCGCCCAGGGATGATCCGGCGGCACGACGACGACAAGCGCATCCTGCGCAACGACTTTCATCGACAGAACCGGCGCATCCACCTCCCCTTCGACGAAACCCAGTTCAGCAGTGCCTTCGATCACCGCCTCGGTGACCGTACGCGTATTGCCGATCGTCAGATCGAGGTCGATGCCGGGATAGTCGCGATGAAAGCGCATCAGCACGGGCGGCAGCCAATAGCTCGCTATGGTCTGGCTGGCGCGCAGGCTGAGCCGGCCGCGCTGCAACCCGCCGAGTTCGGAAAGCATGAGCTCTGCCGAACGCACGCGGGCAAGCGTCGCCTTGGCCTCCCCGAGAAAGGTGCGCCCGGTTTCCGTCAGCTCGATCCGCCGGCCGACGCGATGAAACAGCTCGACGCCGTAATAGGCTTCGAGGTTCTTGATGGCGGCGCTGACCGCCGACGGTGTCAAATGGATGGCCTCTGCCGCATGGGTCAGATGTTCCCGCTCGGCGACGGCGACAAAAATTGCGAGTTGCTCGAAGGTCATGGGAAATCATTCTAATTTATCGAACGAAACATAGGATAATATTCGATGGATGTCGACATCAGGAGGTGAGACTTTCCCGCCATCGAAATTTCTTTTTAGTCGAATGGCGGTTCAGCATGCCCCTTTTTCATCGAGCCAATATTATCCTCCCCGGCCTTGCCCTGACGAGTGCGGTGGCCCTTCTCGCCTATGCCGCCGAGCGCGTCGAGATTGGTATTCTCGGCGGCAAGTGGATCGAGAGCCTGGTGCTCGCCATTGCGCTTGGCATTGTCGTCTGCACCATAATGCCGCTTAAGCCCACCTTGCGCGCTGGCATCGATTTCAGCGCCAAGATCCTGCTTGAAATTGCCATCGTCCTGCTTGGCGCCTCGATCAGCCTGTCGGCCATCAGCGGCGCCGGTGTCTGGTTGATCGCCGGTATTGCCATTGTCGTTGTGCTGTCGATCGCAGCGACCTATGTCGTCGGGCGGCTGCTTGGCCTGCCGCCGAAGCTGGCCACGCTCATTGCCTGCGGTAATTCCATCTGCGGCAATTCGGCGATCGTCGCCGTTGCTCCGGTCATCGAGGCCGGTTCGGAGGAGATTGCCGCCGCCCTTGCCTTTACGGCCGTGCTTGGAATCGCCGCCGTCTTCCTGCTGCCGCTTCTTTATTTCCACGCCGGCATGAGCGTCCCGCAATATGGCGTGCTGGCCGGCCTGACCGTCTATGCCGTGCCGCAGGTTCTTGCCGCGACCGCGCCAGTCAGCACCCTTGCGGTGCAAACCGGAACCCTGGTCAAGCTCGTCCGTGTGCTGATGCTCGGGCCTGTCATTTTCCTTCTCGGCGTCATCACCAAGACCGAAACGGCTGGGATCGACAGCCGCACGGGCCGCCACCACTCACTGGTTCCCTGGTTTATCTGCGGCTTTTTGGGGCTGATGGCGTTGCGTTCTTTCGGCCTGATCCCGGACGCGCTGGTCGCGCCGATGGCGCTCGTCTCCAACATCCTCACGGTGATTGCTATGGCGGCGCTCGGCCTATCGGTGAACATCCGCTCCGTTGCCCATGCCGGCGGCCGGGTGATCACGGCAGCCACGCTGTCGCTGCTGACACTCGGCGTCATCAGCTATGGGCTGATTGCCGTCCTGCAAATCCGGTAGATCCAGCATCGCCTTGGGAATTACCTGAGGGCCGGTGTAAATCTGGCCGCTGAACAGATGCCAGCAGCGCAGCGATCTCATTTGCCGGCGAAGGATAACCGATCGCATAGCCCTGAAGTCCGTCACAGCCGGCGCGCGCCAGGAGCCGTGCATGGTCTTCGGTCTCAACGCCCTCGGCGATGACTTCAACACTGAGGGCTCTTGCTATTTCCACGATCGAGCTGACCAGGCGGCGTTGTTCGTCCGAGGTGGTAATTGCCGTCACCAACTGCCGGTCGATCTTCAGTCGCTTCGGCTTCAGCTTCACCAGGCCGATCAGTGAGGCATGACCGGACCCGAAATCGTCGATCTCGATCTCGATACCCATCTTTTTGATCGCGTCGATATTGGCGAGCACTTTGTCGTCGGGATCATCGAGGAAGATCGTCTCCACCAACTCGAAGGCGATGGCATGGCGCGGTATGTTCAGAGCTTCCAGCCGTTCAATTAGCCTTGGATCGGCCAGACGGCTTCCGGAAATGTTGACGGCGATACGCGGCGGCGTCAGGCCCTGCAAGGCCCAGGTGGTGCGGTCGAACAATACGCGGTTTAGGATGGCCGCATCGATCTCTGCTGTCAGCCCGTATTCCTCAGCTACCTTCAGGAAGGCTACCGGCGCCAGCAGCCCCCTCTCCGGATGCCACCATCGCGCCAAAGCCTCTAGCCCGACGAT
It encodes the following:
- a CDS encoding DeoR/GlpR family DNA-binding transcription regulator, which produces MSDIVQAPLHSNHREREILEELRLAGGASRIQFLAERLAVSEETIRRNIRSLEANGLVTKVHGGVHIKDSIIEQPLHFRMNENAEAKRMIAARVAAMIQNGDTLFLDIGSTTAFIAVALQKHQNLFIVTNAVSVAHALATRNGNRVFFAGGELRGHDGGAFGMEATNFLRRFNVRHAILSVGAVNAVSGFMLHDLEEAEYSREAARRAENRIIVADSAKFGRSAPIIIDDPAIYDMMVTDDVPPPDIRAMLDRNEIDLVVASQRRMEQR
- a CDS encoding YeiH family protein yields the protein MPLFHRANIILPGLALTSAVALLAYAAERVEIGILGGKWIESLVLAIALGIVVCTIMPLKPTLRAGIDFSAKILLEIAIVLLGASISLSAISGAGVWLIAGIAIVVVLSIAATYVVGRLLGLPPKLATLIACGNSICGNSAIVAVAPVIEAGSEEIAAALAFTAVLGIAAVFLLPLLYFHAGMSVPQYGVLAGLTVYAVPQVLAATAPVSTLAVQTGTLVKLVRVLMLGPVIFLLGVITKTETAGIDSRTGRHHSLVPWFICGFLGLMALRSFGLIPDALVAPMALVSNILTVIAMAALGLSVNIRSVAHAGGRVITAATLSLLTLGVISYGLIAVLQIR
- a CDS encoding phosphotransferase, with translation MTVTPEDKIHALGIWRGSIEIAPLMGGITNRNYLVTDGGQHFVVRLGTDVPVHHISRANELAASKAAHAAGLSPAVIHYEPGVLVLDYIDAKPLAAEDIRDPMMLTRIVPLVRSCHQNVAKYFRGAAAIFWVFHVVRDYAAVLEEGESRHRALLPSLLDIAGRLEQAARPFDIAFGHNDLLAGNFLDDGKRLWLIDWDYAGFNTPLFDLGGLASNNEFSEGQETAMLEAYFEAPVGDELCRRYQAMKCASLLRETMWSMVSEIHSHIDFDYSAYTSENLTRFERTYQSFRNSFEVMR
- a CDS encoding LysR substrate-binding domain-containing protein, which gives rise to MTFEQLAIFVAVAEREHLTHAAEAIHLTPSAVSAAIKNLEAYYGVELFHRVGRRIELTETGRTFLGEAKATLARVRSAELMLSELGGLQRGRLSLRASQTIASYWLPPVLMRFHRDYPGIDLDLTIGNTRTVTEAVIEGTAELGFVEGEVDAPVLSMKVVAQDALVVVVPPDHPWADGRRLTVADLANGTSWVMREEGSGTRSEFENAIIKLGTSPHDLGVALVLPSNEAVLSAVCQGQSAAAISSAAAMAYLQQGLLVRAAFDLPVRSFRLLRHKERHASKAALTLESMCRD